In Candidatus Kaistella beijingensis, a genomic segment contains:
- a CDS encoding FtsB family cell division protein, with protein MKELIKEIKPKSATFKFIQKYVLNKYFVTIFLFLVWMVFFDNTSFLVVNELNGEINKYEEQLAYYKSEYQKNDEFYKKLMNNKSEKEKFARENYFMKKPNEEIFILVVDSTNLKRAK; from the coding sequence ATGAAGGAATTAATTAAGGAAATAAAACCCAAATCGGCCACTTTCAAGTTCATTCAGAAATATGTTTTGAACAAATATTTTGTGACGATTTTTTTGTTTTTGGTGTGGATGGTTTTCTTCGACAACACTTCGTTTTTAGTGGTGAATGAATTGAACGGCGAAATCAACAAATACGAAGAACAGCTCGCTTACTATAAATCTGAATACCAAAAAAACGACGAATTCTACAAAAAACTGATGAACAACAAATCAGAAAAAGAGAAGTTTGCCCGCGAAAATTACTTCATGAAAAAACCAAATGAAGAGATTTTTATTTTGGTGGTGGATTCTACAAATTTGAAAAGAGCCAAGTAA
- the udk gene encoding uridine kinase yields MLVIGIAGGTGSGKTTVVNKILQQLNVEGVNVLSQDNYYHDNQHLTLSEREQLNYDHPKSIDFDLLIKHVKMLKNNETIEQPLYSFVTHSRTGDFVSVDPKNVLIVEGILVLTNKELLKEYDLKVFVHADSDERLIRRIRRDTQERGRDLQEVLHRYQTTLKPMHQEFIEPSKNEADLIVPNMKQNTVAIDFLSTVINNTLKKSH; encoded by the coding sequence ATGCTCGTCATCGGAATTGCAGGCGGAACTGGTTCAGGAAAAACCACGGTGGTCAACAAAATTCTTCAGCAACTGAATGTGGAAGGAGTGAATGTTCTTTCACAGGATAATTATTATCATGATAATCAACACCTTACACTCTCAGAAAGAGAGCAGCTGAATTACGACCATCCAAAATCCATCGATTTTGACTTGTTGATTAAGCATGTGAAAATGTTGAAAAATAATGAGACGATTGAGCAGCCGCTTTACTCTTTTGTGACGCATTCCAGAACGGGAGATTTTGTTTCAGTGGACCCGAAAAATGTTTTGATTGTGGAAGGAATTTTGGTTCTAACCAACAAAGAACTCTTGAAGGAATATGACTTAAAAGTCTTTGTTCATGCCGATTCCGATGAAAGACTGATTCGTAGAATTCGTCGAGATACGCAAGAAAGGGGACGAGATTTGCAGGAAGTTCTGCACCGTTACCAAACCACTTTGAAACCGATGCATCAGGAATTCATCGAACCTTCTAAAAACGAGGCAGATTTGATTGTTCCGAATATGAAGCAAAACACCGTCGCTATTGATTTTCTTTCGACCGTCATTAATAATACCCTGAAAAAATCGCACTGA
- a CDS encoding SanA/YdcF family protein produces the protein MILANVWVFALTNGRTFTKISKIPPRETALVLGTSPKMKSGISNPYFTSRMDATALLYHHGKIKKIIVSGEKSKGYDEPFAMKNYLVYQEGVPENIITEDPKGFKTQASINNCKNIYKQNNVIIVSQGFHNLRALFYARNNDMNALGFDAQDVLSNQSYYRNQSREFFARVLAVVYYVFGIERKG, from the coding sequence ATGATTTTGGCAAATGTTTGGGTATTTGCATTAACCAACGGAAGAACTTTTACCAAAATTTCTAAAATCCCGCCACGTGAAACCGCACTCGTTTTGGGAACCTCGCCGAAAATGAAATCGGGAATTTCTAATCCCTATTTTACTTCTAGAATGGATGCAACCGCACTGCTTTATCACCACGGAAAAATCAAGAAAATCATTGTGAGCGGCGAGAAAAGCAAAGGTTACGACGAACCTTTTGCCATGAAAAATTATTTGGTTTACCAAGAAGGTGTTCCCGAAAACATTATCACAGAGGATCCGAAAGGTTTTAAAACCCAAGCAAGCATCAATAACTGCAAAAATATTTACAAACAGAATAACGTGATTATTGTTTCACAGGGATTTCACAATTTGCGTGCGCTTTTTTACGCGAGAAATAATGACATGAATGCGCTCGGTTTCGATGCACAGGATGTTTTGAGCAATCAGAGTTATTACCGAAATCAGTCGCGGGAATTTTTTGCGAGAGTTCTTGCGGTGGTTTATTACGTTTTTGGAATCGAGAGAAAAGGGTAG
- a CDS encoding 2Fe-2S iron-sulfur cluster-binding protein, whose product MENLLPKAKQGNFHLLKLAKKEQLTKNTFSMEFEVPENLKSNFQFEAGQYVTLKYPSKGEIYYNDFSMTSAPYEEKIALGIKINTEESSTKDLYNDFQIGDFVEVSEPKGRFTLVSKPHEFRTIIGFAGGIGITPLISHFKNILHNEPRTRLFLFYGNKTRDGVPFKNELDELISQHKDRLDIHYFYSREKVGNAFLEGRLDEKKVVLIINQLMMIDETDEESTLWDSVDEVLIFGKGEMIKSLANACYNNGIPRKNIHFELFEEYNEDIYPQEKEFPLIEDIEVDFKLFGNEYKTTLKNNRIRLLQELLIQGFPVPYSCKSGICGSCECVLEEGEVELLENEYLTENEEASGRILACMSVVLSKKIKVNFDLV is encoded by the coding sequence ATGGAAAATCTTTTACCCAAAGCAAAACAGGGCAATTTTCACCTGCTAAAATTAGCGAAAAAGGAACAACTGACCAAAAACACTTTTTCAATGGAATTTGAAGTCCCCGAAAACTTGAAAAGCAATTTCCAATTTGAGGCGGGACAGTATGTAACTTTAAAATATCCTTCAAAAGGAGAAATTTACTACAACGATTTTTCCATGACTTCCGCTCCTTACGAAGAAAAGATTGCTTTGGGAATTAAAATTAATACCGAAGAAAGTTCCACAAAAGATTTGTACAACGACTTTCAAATCGGCGATTTTGTAGAAGTTTCCGAACCGAAAGGAAGATTTACCTTGGTTTCAAAACCTCACGAATTCCGCACCATCATTGGTTTTGCGGGTGGAATTGGTATTACGCCTTTGATCAGTCATTTCAAAAACATTCTGCACAACGAACCGCGAACGCGGCTTTTTCTTTTTTACGGAAACAAAACGAGAGACGGTGTTCCTTTTAAGAATGAATTAGATGAATTGATTTCACAACATAAAGACCGACTCGATATCCATTATTTTTATTCGAGAGAAAAAGTAGGGAATGCCTTTTTGGAAGGAAGACTGGATGAAAAAAAAGTCGTCTTAATTATTAATCAATTGATGATGATTGACGAAACCGACGAAGAATCTACACTTTGGGATTCGGTGGATGAAGTGTTGATTTTCGGAAAAGGTGAGATGATAAAATCGCTTGCAAACGCTTGCTACAACAACGGAATTCCGAGAAAGAACATTCATTTTGAACTTTTCGAGGAATACAACGAAGATATTTATCCTCAGGAAAAAGAATTTCCTTTAATAGAAGATATTGAAGTCGATTTTAAGCTTTTCGGAAATGAATACAAAACGACTTTGAAAAACAATAGAATACGACTTTTGCAGGAACTTCTAATTCAAGGATTTCCTGTTCCATATTCTTGTAAATCAGGAATTTGTGGGAGTTGTGAATGTGTTTTAGAAGAAGGCGAAGTCGAATTATTGGAAAACGAATACTTAACTGAAAACGAAGAAGCTTCGGGTAGAATTTTGGCGTGTATGTCGGTGGTTTTAAGTAAAAAAATAAAGGTTAATTTCGATTTGGTTTAA
- a CDS encoding TlpA family protein disulfide reductase, whose product MKKIVLGLMFLITLSACKKDTKVAENTDNIQTDSITVPESNEPTGAVIPFKEIELSPEQTSKILAKQSNDTLYVTNFFATWCGPCMREIPHFKEKMNELKSQPVKFTFVSLDEKADWSTKVKAFAEENNLSKNIVLLDGTKLTPEFFPANFKQWDGGSIPFTFMRKGDKTDETVGMMSAEMLSEKLNSFK is encoded by the coding sequence ATGAAAAAAATTGTTTTAGGTTTGATGTTTTTAATAACACTTTCCGCCTGTAAAAAAGATACGAAAGTGGCTGAAAATACAGACAATATCCAAACCGATTCCATAACCGTACCTGAATCCAACGAACCAACTGGAGCGGTAATTCCGTTTAAAGAAATTGAACTTTCTCCTGAACAGACTTCAAAAATCTTGGCAAAGCAGAGCAACGACACTTTATATGTCACCAATTTTTTCGCGACCTGGTGCGGTCCATGTATGCGTGAAATTCCGCATTTTAAAGAAAAAATGAATGAGTTAAAATCGCAACCTGTGAAATTTACTTTTGTAAGTTTGGATGAAAAAGCGGATTGGAGTACCAAAGTAAAAGCGTTTGCAGAAGAAAATAACCTTTCAAAAAACATCGTCCTTTTAGACGGAACAAAACTGACTCCTGAATTTTTTCCTGCGAATTTTAAACAATGGGACGGTGGTTCAATTCCGTTTACTTTTATGAGAAAAGGAGATAAAACTGACGAAACGGTGGGAATGATGAGCGCGGAAATGCTCAGCGAAAAGTTGAATTCTTTTAAATAA
- a CDS encoding iron ABC transporter permease, translating into MCLFLIIGIIASIFVNLNIGFLKLNFSDFFSETQNSQIAELRINRVLVMLLAGISIPTSGFLLQEYFQNPLAGPSVLGITSVASLSVAFYIFFSQNWVLPEFLQNSFLSISAIVGSLLLMLVLLAFSNRFQDKSFLIIFGFLVSALAGAIVSILQFYADNQSLKNYILWSFGANNSVSRNQIYILTIIILMGLFLSFKTIKPLIGNALGTSYAQSLGVNLNTLKILIIVASSLLSASVTAFLGPILFIGIVVPHFCRMIYNPAKLWQQWILNMFLGILIMEVFSSASEMSQFPLNVITSLFGIPVILLMLLKNKTA; encoded by the coding sequence ATTTGTTTATTTTTAATTATCGGAATAATAGCGTCGATTTTTGTGAATTTGAACATTGGTTTCCTAAAATTAAATTTCTCTGATTTTTTTTCTGAAACCCAAAACTCACAAATTGCAGAACTTCGTATTAATCGGGTTCTCGTGATGCTTTTGGCGGGAATTTCCATTCCAACTTCCGGGTTTTTACTGCAGGAATATTTTCAGAATCCTTTGGCGGGACCTTCAGTTTTGGGAATTACTTCAGTCGCAAGTTTGAGTGTAGCATTCTACATATTCTTTTCACAAAATTGGGTGCTTCCGGAGTTTTTGCAAAACAGTTTTTTAAGTATCTCCGCAATTGTGGGAAGTTTGCTTTTGATGTTGGTTTTATTGGCATTTTCAAATCGGTTTCAAGATAAAAGTTTTCTCATCATTTTCGGATTTTTGGTTTCGGCTTTGGCGGGAGCGATTGTTTCGATTCTGCAGTTTTACGCCGATAATCAAAGTCTGAAAAACTATATTTTGTGGAGTTTCGGCGCGAATAATTCAGTTTCGAGAAATCAGATTTATATTTTAACGATTATCATTTTGATGGGTTTATTTTTAAGTTTTAAAACCATCAAACCGTTGATTGGAAATGCTTTGGGAACAAGTTACGCACAAAGTTTAGGTGTGAATTTGAATACATTAAAAATCCTTATAATTGTCGCTTCTTCCCTGCTTTCTGCTTCTGTCACTGCGTTTTTGGGACCCATTTTATTTATCGGAATAGTAGTTCCGCATTTCTGTCGAATGATTTACAATCCGGCAAAACTTTGGCAGCAATGGATTTTGAATATGTTTTTAGGAATTTTAATCATGGAAGTTTTTTCTTCGGCTTCAGAAATGTCGCAGTTTCCTTTGAATGTGATTACCTCTTTGTTTGGAATCCCGGTGATTTTGTTGATGCTTTTGAAGAATAAAACCGCTTGA
- a CDS encoding ABC transporter ATP-binding protein — protein sequence MFLQLKKTDIGYKTPLIKGVETSLKLGEVCLLIGNNGVGKTTLIKSILNQIPVLDGEIFLNKKNIKILSSKEIAEQVAIVFSKSQVPANYTLKDLISLGKYIHYPYYFELNDSDRQEVDEIIESLNLNQYKDFQLQKLSDGNLQKAFIGRALAQNSPFIILDEPTTHLDEENKIIILKLLRNLAKKQNKLILFSSHDWRLAKEFSDKIWLVNDGKLDAGITEEILLKHHEILSPRLFQVNENFIPPQIVGPDLEKEMLYSFLQKNFKKNLSHLKVEFKDVFWEVSNDYFQEKCASFEEIAHLIENHH from the coding sequence ATGTTTCTACAACTAAAAAAAACAGACATCGGCTATAAAACTCCTTTAATCAAAGGCGTTGAAACCTCTTTGAAATTAGGTGAGGTTTGTCTTTTAATCGGAAACAACGGTGTTGGTAAAACCACTTTAATCAAAAGCATTCTCAACCAAATTCCTGTTTTGGATGGGGAAATTTTTCTAAACAAAAAAAACATTAAAATCCTTTCTTCCAAAGAAATTGCGGAACAAGTCGCCATCGTTTTTTCAAAATCTCAGGTCCCCGCAAATTACACTCTAAAGGATTTAATTTCTCTAGGAAAATACATTCATTACCCCTATTATTTTGAGTTAAATGATTCCGACAGACAAGAAGTTGATGAAATTATCGAAAGTTTAAATTTAAACCAATACAAAGATTTTCAATTACAAAAACTTTCGGATGGAAATCTTCAAAAAGCATTTATTGGTCGCGCTTTGGCTCAAAATTCTCCTTTCATTATACTGGACGAACCCACCACACATTTGGATGAAGAAAACAAAATCATCATTTTGAAATTGTTAAGAAATTTAGCGAAAAAACAAAATAAACTTATACTATTTTCTTCTCACGATTGGCGATTGGCAAAGGAATTTTCAGATAAAATCTGGTTGGTGAATGATGGAAAATTGGATGCAGGAATTACCGAAGAAATACTTTTAAAACATCATGAAATTTTAAGTCCACGCCTCTTTCAGGTCAACGAAAATTTTATTCCACCCCAAATTGTAGGTCCCGATTTGGAGAAGGAAATGCTCTATTCTTTCCTTCAAAAAAACTTCAAAAAAAACCTTTCACATCTTAAAGTTGAGTTTAAGGATGTATTTTGGGAAGTTTCAAATGATTATTTTCAAGAAAAATGCGCTTCCTTTGAAGAAATTGCACATTTAATTGAAAACCACCATTAA
- a CDS encoding MarR family winged helix-turn-helix transcriptional regulator yields the protein MEKKNPEKVENVDLILKSTWLAVSKMYSEMAQDHDATAVQALTLLKIDPKEGTRSTNLGPKMAIEPTSLTRIIKLLEDNGYIYKEKTTNDKREVIIKLTDKGLNSRNLSKEVVVNFNKKVMEKIAPEKLEVFKDVMNDILKIANDLNQKK from the coding sequence ATGGAAAAGAAAAATCCTGAAAAAGTTGAAAATGTTGACCTGATTCTCAAGTCGACATGGTTGGCTGTCTCGAAGATGTATTCCGAAATGGCTCAAGACCACGACGCGACTGCTGTTCAAGCACTTACGCTTTTGAAAATCGACCCGAAAGAAGGAACACGGAGTACCAATCTCGGTCCAAAAATGGCGATCGAACCGACTTCATTGACAAGAATTATCAAGCTGCTCGAAGACAACGGATATATCTACAAAGAAAAAACCACGAATGATAAACGTGAAGTCATCATTAAACTGACCGATAAAGGTCTGAATTCAAGGAATTTATCGAAAGAAGTCGTGGTTAATTTTAATAAAAAGGTAATGGAAAAAATAGCACCCGAAAAACTCGAAGTTTTCAAGGATGTAATGAACGATATTTTAAAAATTGCCAACGATTTAAATCAAAAAAAATAG
- a CDS encoding 3-hydroxyacyl-CoA dehydrogenase/enoyl-CoA hydratase family protein — MKRRIKHVTVLGSGIMGSGIAAHFANIGVEVLLLDIVPFELTEAEQKKGLTKDDKAVRNRIATENFEKLKKASPALLYTPQFAERITVGNFDDDLPKIKNTDWIIEVVVERLDIKKAVYEKIEQFRKPGTLVSSNTSGIPINMLVEGRSDDFKKYFAGTHFFNPVRYLPLLEIIPTNDTDPEIVKFYMEYGAKFLGKTTVLAKDTPAFIANRIGVFSMMNLLHEVQGLGLTVTDIDKLTGPVIGRPKSATFRTADVVGLDTLVHVANGVRQSGAEANDFNDVFALPDYIQKMMENKWLGSKTEQGFFKKVKNAEGKSEIQGLNLDTMEYELQGKSNFPTLELTKNIDKPIDRFKVLIGGKDKAGELYRKSLGALFAYVSHKVPEISDEIYKIDDAMRAGFGWENGPFEVWDAVGVEKGIDLAKDAGYEVSDWVKEMAQKGETFYKVNDEGQSIFFDKNSGNYSNIPGQDAFIILDNIRKNKTLWSNSESAIQDLGDGIINFEIRSKMNSLGGGVLDGLNRAIDLAEKEYDGLVVGNQGANFSVGANLAMILMMAIDQDWDDLNMAIAYFQKSMMRVRYSSIPVVVAPFGMTLGGGCEMTMHADKVVAAAETYIGLVETGVGVIPGGGGTKEFALRTSKKFQPDDVKNNRMRDAFMNIAMGKVATSAYEAYDMGILEKHKDIVVVNKNRQIAEAKKVAKLMAEQGYTQPIQQTVKVLGKDALGMFYVGTDQMLTGNYISEHDKKIADKLAYVMVGGNLSEPTVVNEQYLLNLEREAFLQLCGERKTLERIQYMLQNGKPLRN; from the coding sequence ATGAAAAGACGCATTAAACACGTTACCGTTCTCGGTTCGGGAATTATGGGAAGCGGAATTGCGGCGCACTTTGCAAACATCGGCGTTGAAGTTCTCCTTCTTGATATCGTTCCTTTCGAACTCACGGAAGCGGAACAGAAAAAAGGTCTTACCAAAGACGACAAAGCCGTGCGAAACCGCATCGCCACAGAAAATTTTGAAAAACTGAAAAAAGCAAGTCCTGCCCTTCTTTATACGCCACAGTTTGCGGAAAGAATTACCGTAGGAAACTTCGATGACGATTTACCGAAAATCAAAAACACCGATTGGATTATTGAGGTGGTGGTTGAGAGATTGGACATCAAAAAAGCAGTTTACGAAAAAATTGAGCAGTTCAGAAAACCGGGAACTTTGGTTTCTTCCAACACTTCCGGAATTCCAATTAATATGCTTGTAGAAGGCAGAAGCGACGATTTCAAAAAATATTTCGCAGGAACGCACTTCTTCAATCCGGTAAGATATTTACCACTTTTGGAAATCATTCCAACCAATGACACCGATCCTGAAATAGTGAAATTTTATATGGAATACGGTGCAAAATTCCTTGGAAAAACCACCGTTTTAGCGAAAGATACACCTGCATTTATCGCCAACAGAATTGGGGTTTTCTCCATGATGAATTTACTTCACGAAGTTCAAGGATTGGGTTTAACCGTGACTGATATTGATAAATTAACAGGTCCTGTAATTGGTCGTCCAAAATCTGCGACGTTCAGAACCGCGGATGTTGTTGGTTTGGACACTTTGGTTCACGTTGCAAACGGGGTTCGTCAAAGCGGTGCAGAAGCCAATGATTTCAATGATGTTTTTGCACTTCCAGATTACATTCAGAAAATGATGGAGAACAAATGGTTGGGTTCTAAAACCGAACAAGGTTTCTTCAAAAAAGTAAAAAATGCTGAAGGAAAATCTGAAATTCAAGGTTTGAATTTGGATACAATGGAATATGAACTTCAAGGTAAATCCAACTTCCCTACGCTTGAACTCACGAAAAATATTGATAAACCGATTGACAGATTTAAAGTTTTAATCGGTGGAAAAGATAAAGCAGGCGAATTGTATAGAAAATCTTTAGGCGCATTGTTCGCTTACGTTTCTCACAAAGTTCCTGAAATTTCCGATGAAATCTACAAAATTGATGATGCAATGCGTGCCGGTTTCGGTTGGGAAAACGGTCCGTTTGAAGTTTGGGATGCAGTTGGCGTGGAAAAAGGAATTGACTTGGCGAAAGATGCAGGTTACGAAGTTTCGGATTGGGTAAAAGAAATGGCTCAAAAAGGCGAAACTTTCTATAAAGTAAACGACGAAGGACAAAGCATTTTCTTTGATAAAAATTCAGGAAATTACAGCAATATTCCAGGACAAGATGCATTTATCATTCTAGATAATATTAGAAAAAATAAAACACTTTGGAGCAACTCCGAAAGTGCCATTCAAGATTTGGGCGACGGAATTATCAATTTTGAAATCCGTTCCAAAATGAACTCACTTGGAGGCGGCGTTTTGGACGGTTTAAACCGTGCAATCGACCTTGCTGAAAAGGAATACGACGGTTTGGTTGTCGGAAATCAAGGCGCGAATTTCTCTGTTGGAGCTAATTTAGCGATGATTTTAATGATGGCAATTGACCAGGATTGGGACGATTTGAATATGGCAATCGCCTACTTCCAAAAATCAATGATGAGGGTTCGTTACTCCTCAATTCCTGTGGTTGTTGCGCCGTTCGGAATGACTTTAGGCGGTGGTTGCGAAATGACGATGCACGCCGACAAAGTTGTGGCAGCCGCAGAAACTTATATCGGATTGGTGGAAACCGGTGTTGGTGTCATTCCGGGAGGTGGTGGAACGAAAGAATTCGCGTTGAGAACTTCCAAAAAATTCCAACCGGACGATGTGAAAAATAACAGAATGCGCGACGCATTTATGAACATCGCGATGGGAAAAGTAGCAACTTCTGCTTATGAAGCTTACGATATGGGAATTTTGGAAAAGCATAAAGACATCGTTGTTGTAAACAAAAACCGTCAGATTGCCGAAGCCAAAAAAGTAGCAAAACTAATGGCAGAACAAGGTTACACGCAACCAATTCAACAAACTGTAAAAGTTTTAGGAAAAGATGCGCTTGGAATGTTCTACGTGGGAACCGACCAAATGTTGACCGGAAACTACATCTCCGAACACGATAAAAAAATTGCAGACAAATTAGCGTATGTAATGGTTGGCGGAAATCTTTCAGAACCGACAGTGGTGAACGAACAGTATTTATTGAATTTGGAAAGAGAAGCATTCTTGCAACTTTGCGGCGAGAGAAAGACTTTAGAGAGAATTCAATATATGCTTCAAAACGGTAAACCGCTTCGTAATTAA
- a CDS encoding thiolase family protein encodes MSKQAYIIKGYRTAVGKAPKGSLRFTRPDVMAATVIEKLMAAVPQLDKDRIDDLIVGNAMPEAEQGLNVARLISLMGLNTDKVPGVTVNRYCASGSEAIAIASAKIQAGMADCIIAGGTESMSYIPMGGYKPVPEPDTAKSNPDYYWGMGYTAEEVAKQYNISREEQDEFAFNSHMKALKALEEGKFANQIVPIPVEYNFLDENQKMQTKKFDFSVDEGPRKETSLEGLAKLRPVFANGGSVTAGNSSQMSDGAAFVIVMSEDMVKELGLEPEARLVAYAAAGLEPRIMGMGPIYAIPKALKQAGLELKDIDLIELNEAFASQSVAIKKELNLNPEILNVNGGAIALGHPLGCTGTKLTVQLLDEMRKRGNKYGMVSMCVGTGQGAASIFELL; translated from the coding sequence ATGTCAAAACAAGCATACATAATAAAAGGATATAGAACAGCGGTGGGAAAAGCACCGAAAGGTTCTCTTCGCTTTACGCGTCCCGATGTAATGGCGGCGACAGTCATTGAAAAATTGATGGCTGCAGTTCCGCAACTCGACAAAGACAGAATTGACGACCTTATCGTAGGAAACGCAATGCCTGAAGCAGAACAAGGTTTGAACGTGGCACGTTTAATTTCTTTAATGGGATTAAACACCGACAAAGTTCCGGGAGTTACCGTAAACAGATATTGTGCATCCGGTTCGGAAGCGATTGCAATTGCCTCTGCAAAAATTCAGGCAGGAATGGCGGATTGCATTATTGCAGGTGGAACAGAATCAATGAGTTACATTCCTATGGGCGGTTACAAACCGGTTCCCGAACCAGATACTGCAAAATCCAACCCTGATTATTATTGGGGAATGGGTTACACCGCGGAGGAAGTGGCAAAACAATACAACATTTCCCGTGAGGAACAGGATGAATTTGCTTTTAATTCTCATATGAAAGCGCTGAAAGCGTTAGAAGAAGGAAAATTCGCCAATCAAATTGTTCCAATTCCTGTGGAATACAATTTCTTGGATGAAAACCAAAAAATGCAAACCAAAAAATTTGATTTTTCTGTAGATGAAGGTCCGAGAAAAGAGACTTCTTTGGAAGGTTTGGCAAAACTTCGTCCGGTTTTCGCAAACGGAGGTTCGGTTACGGCAGGAAATTCATCGCAAATGAGTGATGGTGCTGCTTTCGTTATCGTGATGAGCGAAGATATGGTGAAAGAATTAGGTTTGGAACCCGAAGCAAGATTGGTGGCTTATGCAGCCGCAGGTTTAGAACCGAGAATTATGGGAATGGGACCAATTTACGCCATTCCAAAAGCATTAAAACAGGCTGGTTTAGAACTGAAAGATATTGATTTAATTGAACTGAATGAGGCATTTGCTTCTCAATCCGTTGCGATTAAAAAAGAATTGAATTTAAATCCTGAAATTTTAAATGTAAACGGAGGCGCAATCGCACTTGGACATCCACTTGGTTGTACAGGAACGAAATTGACCGTTCAATTATTAGATGAAATGCGAAAACGCGGAAACAAATACGGAATGGTTTCTATGTGCGTTGGAACGGGACAAGGAGCGGCGAGTATTTTCGAGTTGCTATAA